A stretch of DNA from Vitis riparia cultivar Riparia Gloire de Montpellier isolate 1030 unplaced genomic scaffold, EGFV_Vit.rip_1.0 scaffold774_pilon_pilon, whole genome shotgun sequence:
tgagaCTTGGTGCATATCTTAAACCGGTTTCAAGTTTAATTTGCTAATGAGTGTGTTTTTACTTGGGCACCAATGGCAGCTGGTCTTCCCTTTCTCAATCCATACAAGAATAAGGATGTTGATTTCAGTCATGGTGTTAACTTTGCAGTTTCTTGCTCTACCATCATGCCCACAACTTCCCCCACCCATGACCACATAATTCTGTCATCTGTCACCATAGTTCACTTGAGATACAACTCCAATGGATGTTTAGGCATCTCAGATAAAGGTAATGGGATATTTAACTTGCTTAAGTAAGACTCATCCATTGATCTTTTAGCTGATATGGAACTTGTGCTTTATAGACTGTGCAGAGAAGCTTGCTCCTTCATGGTTGGGATATTGGAGGCAATGACTATAATTGCAATgcaattttctcttattttgtaatttttaagttggtgtttaataaaatttaatacgtattatttaataacttaagtagACTTTAACTTCAACTATTATTAAGTTGTtaacttgaaaattattaatatttattttttattgtaagtaTCGAGTTTTTCttgtaaaattaacttaaaatataattttgtaaaattaaatcattaaattgaaatatttagtctcattaattttaactaatatttatttcattaattttaattcatatttatttttattaattttaaacaatatatttatttataaaaaatcatatttaaaatattttacccATATAAGATGACCATAAAAtacttattataaaaaaaaaatgagtcattgatatgaaattataatGGTAATATATACTCTTATTAGTATgggaaaataaagtaaaaatgatttgaaattaagaataagttaattattttaacatattacttaaaattcaaaataactttaaattataatattaatttattttaccaattacatttaatttatttaatgacttaattaagttattaagtcatattaagtgattaagttgatttttcaaacaacctctaaatataataatgtcaatcatttttcatgaaccGGTTGTCAATAGATAGCCAACTACTTGTGCCTTACAGTACGTAGTTGAAAAATCCTTGGTAAGTTCTAGGTTGCCTCAGATTGATGAAAATTTGGgataaatttaaagatttggaaaaaaattggagattttCTGCTATGCTCATTGGGCTTGCCTCAGTTACAAAAGCTTTGACTATTATTCTAATTTACAGTCTTGAGATAATGTTCTGGTGAGAATCAAGAAACCCTTCCCATGAAAAAATACCAATTAATTAGATAAAGTCTTGAGATTAgcctattttaatttatatggtAGGCAGATAGACTCTCTAAGTCTTCAATGGATAGCATTTTTCTACCGTAAAGATTGAACCATTCTTAAACAACTACACCcatttctcatccttttttcCACAACTCATGCTCTAGACTTCAGAGTGGATTCTACGTAATCTTCGGGTTTTAGGACTTCTTCCAGGGTAAAGCTAAGGAGTAATCTGTGGACAGACAATATATACTCAGTTTGTGATTAGTGTCATGACCCATTAGATCATTATGAGAAGCTGGGGTCTGAAGTTTGTTCCATGACTGCAAATGTACTTTCCTCCCACTTGTTATCAGCATGGAGTATATGAAGAAAACTTCAGATGAAGCAAAATGGCATCTTTCCATTTCTGAAATGTAAGAAGTTGTAGCATTAGGACTTGCCTAATGTTCCTTTTATTTATCACCAATTCTGCCATAGCAGTATGCTCGAAGGAACAGTATAGAAGTTTCTGGACAACTTGTTAAGTATTGCTTCTTAGTCAATATGATGCATATCCTGTATACAATCAATTGAGCAGCTGGGATTTTTCATCCAGATCTTTTTTACAAGCGAAATCTAGCTCAAAGAGTTGGATAAGATTTTTTGAGACAAAGAAAGAGGCTAATCCAGGATATTGTATAGAGATGGAGACAGAAAAAGATGGTTTAACAGACAAACtgctttattttaatattaggaCCAAAGTCCACATCCAAAGAGCTACAAAATAAACCCTCTTACTACGTTATGGTTACGATGAGGGAACATAACAAATGCTTACttaaaaaacaactaagaaaaccaatggttcatagcttctagagctaTATATTTTGCTAGTGGTTGTCCCACTAGAACCTTGACTGAAGGTAGCTAACCACTTTCTTGTCCAACTGGAAGGCCCTTGTGAGAACATCAGGATTGATGGGTGGATCTGATCCAAATACtgcattggctatggtgataaCACCTGGATTTTGGCTGCTCAGACCAGCAATGGCTACTGCCTTAGTCTTCCCAACATTGAATTGGAAGTGAATGAGACCAATAGGAAACACAAAAACATCCCCCTTGTTGAGGACTTTGCTAATGAGGCGGTTTTCGGTGTTGGATGTGACAAACCCAACGTAGAGGGTTCCCTCCAAGACAGTTAGGATCTCGGTGGCACGAGGGTGAGTGTGAGGAGGGTTTTGGCCATATGGTTCATAGTCAATACGAACCATGGATATGCCAAGAGTGTTGAGTCCCTTTATTTTGTCAACATTTACAGTAGTGACATTTGACCGTACTTGATTTGATGTGTTTCCTGGCTTATCCAGGCCTGAAAAGAAGAAATCCTCAGCGACGGTCAGGTTTGGGTCCTTGCAGAACTTTCCATTCACAAATACTGCATAAGAAGggataaagaaattaaagaaagatCACTACTATCAAACTCATCATATCAATAAAAAGAGTAGCTCTGAAAATAGCTATAAGATCAATGAGTTACTAAAGAAATACCAGCATCCTTGGCTCATCAATGGCAACACAGGTGTCCTGCAGTGGGCTTGGATCAGAGGCAAAGGCAAGAGAGGAAACCAATGCCACGAGGGCAACAGTTACCAGGAAACTAACACCCTTCTTCATTGTTAAGAGTAGTATCTCCAACAATCACAAATCTTTGTGTTGAGAACTTGAGGTGAGGGGTGAGAAATTTTGGATGGGAAACATGTCAATTTATAGACAGGAGTCCTTGAATTAGTCTTTTGTTTTACCAGCATACGCCATGCATAAACTAACCAAGTCTTCAATgaatagttctttttttttaactttcaatGATGAATGGTTCTTCTACAACTACTCCcagttgttttttcttttcccggTTACTTATCTAGAAGATTGTGTGCAAAAACTAAACTCCAGCTGTGTTAGACATCTTCAACTTAGTATAAATCTGCTTGTAGAGGAAGTGTCTTACAAAGATCTAGTCTCAGAAGGCTATACCGAAATGAAGTCAAAGTATTCAGGTTGCATTAATTAGTAGCATATAATACGGCAGAGCTTCTTATTTTCCCAGTACCCAAATTTTGAAAACCCTTAAAAGTGGTTTATGGACAATCAAATAGAAGATTGTAGAGTAAGTGCAGGCTAAGACTAGACAATAACTCTTGTTcttctttatatttcttttctaaatctTGTTGAAGTGAAGATCCTTGTATTCATATGCAACTGGTAAATGAATTTAGTAAACCAACCAATGACCATGCACTTGAATTAGCATGTATGCATTGCCCTGGTCAGTTTTCAAAACATAGACACGATCATCTCTCTCCCTTGCTGCATTGCCTTAGTCAATTTTCAAGGCCTGAATGCATGGAAAATTATGTACCAATAGAAAACCTCCAGAGGTTTTAGCATTCTTGGAGTCACCTTCTTTCTTTAACTGCTTCTGATCATCAATTGCCAAAGTCAAATTTTGGGTGCTCCCATTtgtctttttcaattttgtaattatgttgaattgtttaattagtACTGATCTAGAAGATTTCCAGCCGGCTTCTCTAATTGGAAATTTCAACATAACCATGTCATTTTCATGAGCTTACATTTTGATTTATCTAGCATATTAAGTTGGACGATGtatctaagaaaataaaattacatcatttaggaaataaaaaaccCGAACTTGTGTCAATCTactatattttgatattattaatttggaatatattttttttactaacaaGTTAAAACTGAAGTCGAAGtcataaatttaacttttttttaaaaaaaaaattataaaccctTCTTGTTGAGTCAtcataatacaataaaaaattcatagtaTCGAGAACCTTTGACTTTATAGtaatatgaacaaaaacaaaataaaccttTGACTTTAAAGTGatatgaacaaaacaaaacaaatgttAATATTTTGTAGCAAAAGTTATTGTTTCACACCAATAtcctaaagaaaaaattttctcatataAAATACTCATTTGAATATGATCATGTCTTTTCAAGAAGATTCATTTGAGATCACTAATCTTgttatttctcaaaataaaataacaccAAAATTAAGATATTCGAAATTTTTATTAGGTTAAATCAAAAGAACTTGCCAAATCCAAGTAACCATAAATCCTAAATACcatgaaacaaaagaaagctaaCTGCAGACAAGAATaatagataaacaaataaagaaacaagcatctctttttcatttttctttttccttttttctcttttttaattaattaattaaattattattattattattttgtactaCTTCActttaagaataaatatatagaaaatggcTACCTATGTGGATGATGTTGGATTGTAAAGTTTAAATTAGTTTTGTTGCGTTTCTCTTGGGATGTTGGGgggagaattttttattttttcttatgaatGATGAGTTTACCCCcattatatatttaacattattatgTTATAGGGTCTTTTTAGAGGACGCAACTGCAATTGAGAAGAGTTTTTTTAGAGTTTCATCATTATActcctcttttcttttactagtGGATTCTTGAGTGTTGATGCACTTTGTCAATGTAGGGATCACATTGATTGTTGAACCATGTTAACAATCTCGTGTTTAATTTTCTACTCATATGTGTGCAATAAAACTAAGATTTTTTGTTGTTCTCTAATCATGAAAAATTTGTAAAGTAGTTTTGATTATCTTCACACTCTTCCACCCCATCTTTTGCATAGTAATTAAATTGAGAAAgacaattaaatatgataagagtgaaataataaacatatgattttattattattattattattttatttataaaataatagtatttgTGAGAGTTTCTTAAACACGAAAAATAGTATTTGAAGGTAAATAAATGCAATTTTTGAGAATGATCTTATGATATAATTCTTATATATGAGCCCCACATTCCCAAACATCATTTACCCTTcatgttctctctctctctctctctctctctctctctctctctcaaatattgtagaccctccattttgtccctttagcacatgtctttaaatttatttttagtgctccacagtagtttcTTGGTAGCCCATTGCTATTCATACTACTTACATTTtttgagccacctcggagactttggttgagggatttatctagtttcacattatgaccttggttgcccttcaagtttagattagacTTCACTTAGGTACACTTTAGGTTGGACttagttaggcccacctagtctcaccctaggcccgtataggtacacttggcccattaggcatcaccATAGGTCTATTTAGGACACTtagttcacttaggcccacttaggcacactttGTCCATTAATGTAGACTTAGACACCATCCTAAACATCCTAGACACCTCGCAGCTTGCACACATTCACCCGAGGTTACCTTAGGCATGTTCAGAATTAGTCACTTGGACACTTCTTTTGGCATAGTTCACTTAGGCAtgttcttgattttatttttccaagatAAGATGAGTATTGACTTGACTATAtattgcatgaaatgaattttttatttttatttttgaaggtttgagtttgacatttaaattattataatctgttgcatcaatttaatttttttctatttttttcctaattgcATATgtccaatatttatttttatgtccttatcaatttatttgttttttactcaattatttattcattttttaattccatgaattgacatCTTGGATTCTATAGCtatgtgatttgattttctacttttgattttattctaCTCCCAATTATGTGATTTTTCtcttaactttattttatttttatttttaattttacattagACTGGGAGCCATCAAGGAGAGGGGATCACAGCTGAAGAGGAGCAGCTTGCAAGGTGGGGGGACCATATACAGTgcgtagagaaaaaaaatgggagaagAAGGGGAAAAGCAGATGCCGAGAAAACAACAGATGACCTCTCATCAAACCTAAGCCCAATCTCCAAGTCACTCACCTCAAAGATTCTCATCTATTCACTGTGTAAAATTTCTTCACATCTGCTGAAATCAAATGGGGCTTCACCCACCAAGGAACAAAATTAAGGAGAACACTATCAGGCACAGAAATCGACAAAGAGGCCCAGATTCTCTTCCAAGAGCCATCCTTAAGtgaaaaaagacaacaaactTCTGGATATGGGCTACTGCTGCTGTGTTAGTACGCTGCTTGTAGTGCTCGGATACCGTTATCTCCTCTGAAGATTGAAACTAGAGTTAAATGAGTTACGGGCCAATTTTCTGCTTGATGAGCTTCCAGAAgcaacttaagaagaaaactaaGCTATTGGAATGACAGGAACTGCCGAGGGTTTCCTATTCGATCGATGTAAGTGGCGGCATGGGCTGTAGGCCAGTCTTTGGCCGAAGAGAAGGTGCCATGTTACCATTGGATTATTAGCGGGAGCCATATAGACTTCCCATATCCACGCGCATCtccaaaaggaaataaaatattccatgGGAGTTGGCTGCCATATAAATAAGAAGAGAAGGAACAGAAGAGAGGATTTTTTAGAGAGAACACGCGGAGGATTTTTTTCCAGAGAGGAACGTACAGTTTTGGGGTAGCAGAGGACTTCAGACAAAACTCGGACTGCCACTACACAGGTTAGTTTCGTTTTCgataaagcattttttttagtttagattttagttcattagtttaattaattctttgtgATGAATTCTTTAAATCTTGATccgtactattttttattatttatttttataaattagatgtatttttttttttccttagttcATTAGCTCCATGCTAGTTTATTCCTAATCTAATGATAGTTAAATAAAGTTCGTGTTTTTAATTCTagttagtttaattttaatttgtttttagtttaaatgtatttgttgactttaattctttagtttaaataatcatgttaATAAAGTCGTGATTTTAATTctagttagttttgttttttagtttaaatgtatttgttgatttaattctttagtttaaataattatgttaaataaatttccgtgtttttaattctagttagtttgattttaatttgtttttagtttaaatacatctattgatcttaattctttagtttaagtaatcatatcaaataaagtttgtgtttttaattctaattggtttagtttaatttgtttttagtttaaatgcattACCGATCTTAATTCATTAGTTCAAATAATTGTGCCAAATAAagttgtgtgttttttttaattctagttAATTTGGTTTTAATTCGTTTAGGTTTTAAtgcatttgttgattttaattcatcagtttaaataatcttattaaatagaatttagttttaatttagtttgaatttaatttattttataattggaatgcgttcatgattttaattcaattgtttgattaaccTCTTAgataaattccatattttttaatttcgactttagtttagttttgatttgctgatttatttatttgttctagtttaaatatatttgtaatttcaaatttgatagtttagccgatcttattagatgatgttgatgttttttttttaattttaatttaatctagtaTATTATTTCTTAGTTTGAATGTGTTCACGCGTTTctgatttcattaattttgattttaatccatttatatccaattttgtagttgattataattttggtTAATTAATCTAGTCAATCACATGttgttattttcatattttcagtatgacatattttggttttgatttattaatatttagtttgagttttttttaggaattttggATAGTCAATATTCTAGTCAATTGCATGTTATTGtttccatattttcaaatttgctaaactttgtttttttgatttatcatattttgttagaGTGTTAATTTACTTTAATCGATCCCATATTATTATCTGCATATGTTTGTTGTTAACCCTtgattgatttttatcttaattcatGCGACTTCTCAAAATCTAGATGTCAATTTTGGTTAATATTtatgttagtttgtttgattaggaagtcATTAGTTTGTTGCCTTGGTAATTGTTGGTCAAATCCCTTTTTTAAGGCTACTGGAAACCCATGAAAGTTGACCCTattctcaccactttaattgacatGATTGTCTAAATCTCTATTTTGCGATTTAGTTTTCCTTTGGGTTGCCTATGTTTGATGCTTGAATATTGTCTTTTGAAAATcatcattttcctatttttaaaagaaaccttTCCTCAAAATGTTCCTCCTTAAAGtgcatttaaaaaattcatttagagtctttagaatcaaaatctttttttttttttttaaataataatatgcgaccatgttttgatcggtttgcatctttctcagcttccaatgaaaattttggttttgaataagacacgaatccaagcttgtggtcccaaacaaatgagataattttaagctaaattcgtgtatatcgattggggaatttGT
This window harbors:
- the LOC117910534 gene encoding germin-like protein subfamily 1 member 13, encoding MKKGVSFLVTVALVALVSSLAFASDPSPLQDTCVAIDEPRNAVFVNGKFCKDPNLTVAEDFFFSGLDKPGNTSNQVRSNVTTVNVDKIKGLNTLGISMVRIDYEPYGQNPPHTHPRATEILTVLEGTLYVGFVTSNTENRLISKVLNKGDVFVFPIGLIHFQFNVGKTKAVAIAGLSSQNPGVITIANAVFGSDPPINPDVLTRAFQLDKKVVSYLQSRF